Sequence from the Clostridium botulinum genome:
TTCAATATCCAAGTCCTCCATAGCTTCTTCAATTATGCTCTCTATATTGTCCATTGCTATGTCATTTAAGTAAGGCATATAAAAATCATTGTACCATTCGTCACTGTCGTCATCAAAATCGCAGTCTTCATTAGCATAATTTTCAGCTGCATCTATTTCTTCTTTATCAAAATCATAAAAGAATTTAATTAATATATACTCATCTGTAATATTTATTTCTTCAACTTCTGATAATCCGTTTTTCTCTAAATACTCTATTATCTCGGAACTTTTCATTTACTATCCTCTCCTAATATAATAATTTTTTATATTCTTTTTTTATTGCTTCAAATTCTTTTTCATCTTCAACAATATTTAATTCTTCTTTATCATCCTTATTTCTATCTACTCTAAATGCAAAAATATTAGCATCATCTGATGATTCATCAACTGGTGATAATAATAAATATTCTGTTTTATCCAAATAAATTCTAGCTATCGCCTCAAAATCGACCTTATTCCCTGCTTCATCTTTAAAAGACATTATCTCTTTTTCTTCCATTTTGTTCACCTCTTAATTTTTTATGAAGCATATAATAATATCAACTTCTAATAGTTGATATTATTATATGCACTTTTTACTTTTAATGAATATACTTTTTTAATTATTTTCCTCAATCAAATGAGTTAATGAATCCAGTTTTAAAATATATTCATAATGTAAAGCTCTAGTTAACATTACATATAATAGTCTTTGATCTAATATATTATTTTGATAGTTTTCCTTACTTGGATTATATATAATTGTACAATCAAATTCTAATCCCTTAGTTAAGTAAGATGGTATTATAACATTATCTTCTAAAAAGCAAGCTTCTTTTCCTTTTATGCGTTGAAATTTATATGCACTGTTATTTTTTAGAATCTTTTCTACTTTTTGTGCTTGTTTAGAATCTTTAGTTATTATAGCTATACTAATTTTACCTAATTCTCTGATTTTTTCAATTATTTTATCAATAATTTTGTAAATATTTTTTTCACTTTCGTCAAATTTAATAATTTTTGGCTCTTCTCCATGCCTTAATACAGCTTTCGCATCTTTAAGACCTAAATTTTGAGCCTTTAAAGTATGCTTTGCAAAATCAATTATCTCTACTGTAGATCTATAACTTTGTGTTAATTGAACGTAAGTAGCTTTGTCTTGAAACAAATCTTTAGTTATATCTTCCCAACATTTTAATCCTTTATAATAATAAATTCCTTGAGCTAAATCACCAACTAAGGTCAATGAGTTACCTTTAGAAAATGAATTTATTAAATGTATTTGAAATGGACTATAATCTTGTGCTTCATCTACCACTATATGTTTAAATTTTTCTTTTTCATCAATTCCTTCTAATAAATTTCTTATATATAAAAGCGGTGCTAAATCATCTTCATCAATAATCTTATTTTCATAATTAATTAAAAAATCCTCTTTCATAAAATCTAATAATTCACTAGAAATATTTTCTGGTCCTATAAAATCAAAAAGATCGTCAGTAAAAAATCTATAATATATATCACTAACGCCTATACCTTTCCAACTTTTAAAATACTCATTAAATTGTTTCTTATAGTTTTTTAGTATATGATTTTTAATTTCATCTCTCTTATCATATTCTTCTACTAATAGTTTTCTTCTTTCAATCAAATCTTCACAAGTATTTTTTATATTTTTTATTTTACTTTCCCATCTAAAATCAATAGAATACAACAAAACATCTATTTTTTCTTTTATTTTTAAAGATAAATATCTTTTAATTTCATCTTTTCTTTTATTTATCGCATAAGATTTTAAATCTTTTAGATATAATTTAACTATTTCTTTCTTTTCAAATATAACATATCCGTCTATAGTTATATCTTCTATCTCTCTTGTACTACTATCTACTAATGCAATATATTTATCTATCATATTTTTAAATTCAATAGAACCTTTAAAACCTGCAGATTTTATTATAAGGTTTCTTTTGTTATCGTCATCTTCTTCCATTATTGCTCTAAGCTTATCATCTTTACTATAGATTTTTCCTCTAAGCTTAAATTTAGATTTTACAAGTTCTTCAAATGTATTTTGTTGTACTTCTTCTGCACCTAAATTAGGCAATGTTTCAGATATATAGTCTAAAAATAATTTATTAGGTGCTAGTACTAATATATCATCACCCTTCATGCTGTCTTTATATCTGTAAATAAGATATGCTAATCTATGAAGAGCTATTGTAGTTTTTCCAGATCCTGCTGACCCCTGAACTATTATCGGAAAATTCTTAGGCCATCTTATAATTTCATTTTGTTCTTTTTGTATAGTGGAAACAACTTCTTTTAATTTTTTTCCTCTACTCTCTTCAAGATTAATTTTTAAAAATTCATCTACTAATTCTGTTCCTTCTTCGCCATTTATCATTAATTCATTTAATGAATCATCAAATATATCTTTAATTTTTCCATCATCAAATAAAAACTTTCTTTTAAGTAACAGTTTTCCTTCAATTAATCCTGCTGGAGCTTTGTAGTACGCTTCTCCACCAGTACCACTATAATATAGATCAGCTATAGGAGCTCTCCAGTCCACTACAACTTCTTCACCTCTCATATTATTAGTGATTCCTTTTTTTCCAATATATATATTTTCTTCAAATCCAAATTTTTCTGTAAAATCAACTCTACCAAAATACGGTGTTTCAAGTGCTTCTTCGTATCCATCTATATCTTTTTGTAGTACACCATATATTTTCTCAGTAGTTTCCTTTTCTTCATTATAGCTTCCCTTGGACTCTTTAGATAAATATCTAATCTTTTCATTTACTTTTTCTCTATTAATTCTTTTCTCATTTAATTCTTCTAAAATTAAACTTCTCTTTTCTTCTAATATTTCTTCTTCATATAATAATTCACTTTTCATACTTTACCTCTTATAAAAATAACTTAACATATCAATTATATCCAAATATTAATCATAATAATATAGTATATTTAGTAAATTATAAAAACATTTCCTTTAATTCTAGGTAAATAAGCTAACTTTATTAGTTAAAGTATAGCTTTATATAACACATATTTATAATAATTCATTTAATAAATAGAATTTATAAATATAAAAAAGTATCTTCCCCATGCTCTGATATGCTACCTTTATGATGGACATATAAAATAATAAAACTGTTTATTATGAGGAAAATATTTTTACTCTTTTATAGTATAAAACCATTCATAGTACTAAACTTAAGTATATAAATTCCTCCTAAAAACCTCAGTATTAAAACAAATTATTATACAAAAATATTTTAAAATAGCTCCTAATGCATTATAAATTATTAGGCTTTTAAATAAAATTTTGCTATAAAGCAGAATAAGGACTTCTCATATTGTATTTTTATACATTATGAGACAGCCCCCACTAATTCCTTGTTATATTTCAAATTTGTGCTTGTACATCTTTATCTTCACAAAATTCCCCAAAGACATGATATATATCCGTCTTCCTTGCTTTTGACATAGCTTTTGCTAATGAATATGCAATTGCTCCATCAATAAAGTGATGTATAATAGTACCTACTGCTGTAACAATCAACAATTGAAAAAGATCAAATCCTATAAATGGAATTACAACCACCATTTCTGCTATACCATGAATAGGAGCCGTAATAATTGTAGCTTTCATATAATTTCTACTCTTTATCATAATCTTAGCCCCAACATACCCTACCAATATATGTGTTGCTGCCCTAAATACTACTACCATAGGCATCCCTGATATTAAAAATCCTAGTGCTGAACCAATTCCTACTACTATAGATACTGCTGGTGATATAAGCATTGCTAGCATCATTGGCACATGAGATGCTAACGTTGCAGTAAATGGTGGTATCACTACTTTTAAGAATCCAAATTGTATAGGTATTATTATTGCTAATGCAGTTAATAATGCTGCATAAACCATTTGTTTAATTTTATTATTCATCACAACTTCCCCCTCAATGTATATACACTAGTATATATCAAATAAGTTTTATAGTAAATACTTAAGTGTTTTTCTATAAAATAAAATTTCTACTCAGCTTGATAACTTCAGATTTTCTAGTTATATATGCTTAAAAAATATCAGTAAAATATATTATTCTTTCTATTATTTAGTGATAATTATAGAATTGCTAAAATACCCTATCGTAAAAGTTATTTACATATGTTTAGTTCTTATGTTATTAAACGCAGGAAACAACGACCCTCCTAAGAAAAAGTTATTTACATATGTTTAGTTCTTATAACTATCTAAATACTAAAAAAATCACTATGCCATACCCAATTAATAGATAATTTAACATCTCTTAATGCATTGTGTAACTAGATTTTAAATTAAAAACAATTTATACTTTCCTAAATATAAAAAAAGTTTTATCAAATTTAGAAATATCTCTCCAAATTTAATAAAACTTATCTTAAAACTAATTATCCTAATATTTTTTTAGCTATCTCAACTGATTCCTTAGCATCTTTAGCATAATAATCAGCACATATTTCTTTTGCATATTCACTTGTTAATACTGCTCCACCAACAAATGTTTTTCCACTATATCCATTATCCTTTAATGCTTTAATTGTTTCTTTCATACTTTTTAATGTTGTTGTCATTAAAGCACTAAGACCTACTAATCTAATATCATTTTTTAATACTGCATCTACAACTGTTTCTATTGGCACATCTTTTCCTAAATCAATTATTTCATATCCATAATTCTCAAGAATTACTTTAACTATATTTTTTCCTATGTCGTGAATATCACCTTTCACAGTTGCTAATACAATTTTACCTTTTGATATATTTTCAGATTTATTAATAACAATATTTTTCTTTATAACTTCAAATGATTTTTTAACAGTTTCCGCACATTGTATTAATTGAGGTAAAAATATTTCACCTTTTTCATATTTTAAACCAACCTCATCAAGTGAAGGTATTAATATCTCATTAACAACATCTAATTCATTCATACTTTCTAAAATATTTTTAGTAGCCTCTTCTGCTTCATCTTTTAATCCCTTTATAACTATATATCTTAAATCAGAATTGTTACTTTGTGTTTCTTCATTTTTATCTGATTTATTTTCTCCTTTAGAATTGTATCTAACTCCACTCTGAATTTCTCTATTTCCATATATAGAAATATATCTTTCGCATCCCTTATCTATATTAGTAAGTACATTATATGAATTTATCACATCCATCATTCCTGTACTATTAGGATTCATTATAGGCAAATCTAGTCCATTTGCTATTGCCATAGCTAAAAATGTTTCATTAATAAGCTCCCTACAAGGTAAACCAAAAGATATATTTGAAACTCCTAGTAATGTTTTTACACCTAATTCTTCTTTAACTTTTCTTAATGCTTTTAATGTTTCTTTCACTTCTGCTTGTTGTGCAGAAGCTGTTAATACTAAGCAATCAATAAATACATCATGTTTTTCTATTCCATACTCTTTAGCTTTTTTTACTATCTTCTCTGCTATCTTAAATCTCTCATCAGCAGTAGCAGGTATACCTTTTTTATCTAATGTAAGCCCTACAACACTTGCACCATATTTTTTTACCAATGGTAATACCTTTTCTAATACCTCATCTTCCCCATTTACTGAATTAACAATTGGTTTTCCATTATAAGTTCTTAGTCCTGCCTCAACAGCTTCTATGTTCGATGAATCTATTTGTAATGGTGTATCTATAATCCCCTGAATTTCTTTAACTACTTTCTTCATCATTTCTTTTTCATTTATTTCAGGTAATCCTACATTTACATCTAGTATATCTGCTCCAGCTTCAACTTGTTCTATAGCTTGTTTTAATATATAATCAATATCATTATTTTTAAGTGCCTCTTTAAATAACTTCTTTCCTGTTGGATTTATTCTTTCTCCAATTATTTTTACGCCTTCAATTTTTACTACCTTTGATGGAGTACACACTGCTGAAAACTCAATATTTTCTCTTCTTAATCTTTTATTACTATCAGCAAGCAAGCGTAATTCTTTGATGAATTCTGGATTTGTTCCACAACAACCACCAATTATACTTACCCCTTCTTTAATAAACTCATTAACCCAATATTTAAATTCTTCAGGCATAATATCGTATATAGCTTCTCCAAAAGATAACTTAGGTAATCCAGCATTAGGTTGTGTCATTATAGGTAAATTAGTTGCTTTTTTTATTCTTTTTACTATTGGTAGTAATTCCTTAGGTCCTAACGAACAATTTATTCCAATAGCATCTGCTCCCATTCCACCTAAGGTAAGAGCCATACTTTCTGGTGTACATCCTGTAAAAGTTCTTCCACTTTCATCAAAAGACATAGTACAAAAAACAGGTAATTTAGTATTTTCTTTTGCTGCCAAAAGTGCTGCCTTAGCTTCATATAAATCAGTCATTGTTTCAATTAATATTAAATCTGCACCTGATTTTTCTCCTTGTATCATTTGCCTTTTAAATATATCATAAGCTCTTTCAAAACTTAAAGTACCCATAGGTTCTAATAATTCCCCTATTGGTCCTATATCTAATGCAATATATATCCCCTTATTTTCCCTAGCACCTTTTGCGATAGAAATTGCTGCATCTATAATTTCTTCTACTGTATATTTTGTGTTATCTAACTTTAATTCATTAGCACCAAAAGTATTTGTTGTTACAACCATAGCACCATTTTCTATATATTTCTTATGAACATTCTTTACTTTTTCACTTTCTTCAATATTAAATATTTCTGGATTTTCACCAAGTTTTAATCCCTCTTTTTGAAGCATTGTTCCCATAGCTCCATCAAATACAAGTATATTATCTTTTATAAATTCTCTAAGCCCCACAATTAATTCCCTCTTTTCTAAAATTACAATTATTATAATTCTTACATACTTCACAGCCTCTTTGCTTTTCTTCTTTTTCTATAGGAATAAGCCCTATTATTGCTGTAACTGATTTCCTAGGAAATAACAAAGAATGTGATGATACTGTAAGCCCTATTGTTTTATCTGCATTTAATACATTTACTATATCTTTTTGAATATCTAACGGTAAATCTCCATATCCTGGACTATATCTAAATGTTATAGCAAGATCTTCTTTTCTTGCATCTAACCTTATTTTCTCTTCTAGTTCATCTAAAAATTCTTCTATTGCCACTGTTGCACAAGCATCTAAAATAAGAGCTTTCGTTAAATTTATTTTTTCATATAATCTAATTTTTTGTTCTATTTTATTACCAACAGTAGCTGCTATAATAAATACTTCATTTGCATAAAGAAGATGATTTTTGATATCTTCTCCCTTTAAAATTAAATTTGTTTTATAAATATATACTCCATCATTTTCATCATGTTTTTTATATTTACAATAAACTTGTTTTGGAATAATTAAATTTCTACATTCATCTATAGTTTCTTCTATTAACTCATTCATTGATTCTGATAATTTTTGCTTTTTATAACCTAAATACCTAAGGACTTCATCCTTAGGTATTTTAAGTTGTTTTGTATTACACATTTTATTCTCCGTAAATATTAAGAGAGAATCCTCTTTCTAGAGCTTCTTTAGCATATTCCTTAGCACCAAATAAAGATAAATCTCTATAATTTCCGCATTGAATATCATTAGCTGCTGGTATTTCCTTTGCTTCTAAAACTTTTTCTAAAGAATATTCTAATGCTTCTTTTATTTCTGATGCTTCCCTATCTCCCCATATACTTAAATAGAATCCTGTTCTACATCCCATAGGTGATAAATCAATTATTCCTTCTAATTTTGCTCTAAGTTCATGTGCTAATAAATGTTCAAGTCCATGCATTGCTGCTGTACCAAATTCTTCTTTATTAGGTTGAAGAAATCTTATATCAAACTTTGTAACCTTATCTCCACATTTTCCATCAAGTAAGCAACATTTTCTTATATAAGGCGCTTTAACCTTTCTGTGATCTAATTCAAAACTTTCTACTTTTTCCATTATTGTATCCTCCTAAATGAATTAATTTTAATTTACTATTATTAAATTTGATTTACTGTTAATAAAATACTTTGTATACTCTGACTTATCCTTTTAGCTACATATGGATTATTCATAATATATAAATGTATTCCATCCACACCAGTAGATATTAAATCTACGATTTGTTCAACTGCATAAGCAATACCTGCGTCTCTTAAAGCCTCTGGATTATGCTCATATCTTTCCATTATTCTTTTAAATTTATCTGGAAGTGATGCTCCACTTAATGATAAAATTCTTTCAATTTGTCTTTTATTTGTTACAGGCATAATTCCAGCTTCAATAGGTAAATTTATATTAGCAGCACGAACCTCATCTTGAAAATTATAATATAAATTGTTATCAAAAAACAACTGAGATATAAAATAAGATACTCCAGCTTCTTCTTTTCTCTTCATGCTTTCAATTTCTCTATATAATCCTTTATGCTCTATATGTCCTTCTGGATAACAAGCTGCTGCTATATTAAAATTTCCATTATCACTTATATACTTAATTAATTCGTTAGCATGATTTAATTCTCCTGTAATTTTACTTCCTATAGGAACATCACCTCTTAACGCAAGGATATTCTCTATATTATTCTTTTCAAATTCTCTTAAATAATATTCTACATCTTTTTTAGTTAAATTAATGCAAGTTAAATGTGATACTGGTTCAATCCCATACTTATTTTTTATAAGAGATGATAACTCAATAGTATTATTATTTTTAACACTGCCACCTGCCCCATAGGTAACACTCATGTAATCTGGATTTAATCCTTTTAAATCATCTAAGGTATCATATATAGTTTGTATGGATGATGTTGTTTTAGGTGGAAATATTTCAAATGAAAAAACCACCTTTTTATCTTTGAATAAATTTTTAATATTCATTTTTTTGCCCCCTTTTTTAGATAAAAAAAATGCCTAAAGGGTATTCCTTTAGGCATAATAAACTTCTACACTAAATAAAATTACCCTTATCTATCAGTTACTTACTGCAGGATTTAGCACCTTATATATATAATATATTGGTTGCCGGGTTTCATAGGGCCAGTCCCTCCACCACTCTCGATAAGAAATTATTTTTAATTATATATTACTCTATTTAATTTGTAAAGTTTTTATTTTAATAGCCAATAATCTAAATATACTTTTACTCATTAAATTTTAATAAGTAAAAGTATAACAGAAATTGCACTAAAAACAGAACTTATTATCATTATGTAATTAACAACTTGTTTTGGAGTAAAACCTTTTTCTTCAAGTCTAAAATGTATTTGACTTCTATCTGCTTGATAAACAGGTTTTCCTTCTGAAAATCTTTTAAATATAACAAATAAGTTATCAAATATAGGCACTGCTAATGCTAAAATAGGTATAAATAAACTCAGTACAGTAGCTTGTTTAAATGCTCCATCTAATGCTATAACACTTAATATAAATCCTAAAAAATTAGCACCTGAATCTCCCATAAATACCTTTGCAGGAAACTTATTATAATATAAAAAACCTAATATAGATCCTATTAATATTATTGATGTTTCTGCTGACACTTGTTGTTTTAATATTATTGCTGCAAGCAAAAAAGTTATTGCTGAAATAAGTGAAATTCCACCTGCTAATCCATCCATACCATCAGACCAATTAATTACAGTTGTAACTCCAAATATCCAAGTAATTGTTAATAAAAACTGTATAGTCTTACTTAATTCTATAAATTCTCCAGTAAAGGGATTAGTAAATCCCATAAATGCTATTCCTGCCTTAAAAACAAGTACAGCTGATAACAACTGAATAATTAATCTTGGAAGTATAGCAAATTCTTTAAACCTTGTTTTATAATAATCATCTATAAGTCCTATTAATAATATTGCTGTTGCTGCTATAAACACAACTATTTGTTGCTTTATATCATCTTTTACAAATAAGAAAAAAGAAATAAAAAAACATATGTATAATACTATTCCACCACATAATGGAGTTTCTTTTTTATGTTGCTTTCTTTTTGTTGGCTTATCTGTAAATTTTAATTTAATTGCTAGTTTCATTACTATTGGCATAATTAATAGCGATAACAATAATGTAACTATCATAGCTAATATATATTGCATTTTATTATCTACTCCTTAGCTAAATAAAAATACTATTAGTTAAAGTTATCCACATTTGATTATACTATTAAAGCCATATCTTATCAATTACAAAATTATTAAGGTTTTCTAATTATAGAAAAATGCGTATACAACATTTAGATAAGAAATAAAAATTAAGAATCTTAATATTTATTAATAAGATACCTATTCAATCAATTCCTTTTAGAATTTTCTCTTTAACTTGCCACTTTTTTCACTTAAATTTCAATTAATATTTTATTATGCATTCAAGCCTTTAACATTCTATAACTCTTAAAAGATAAAAAAGCAGAAACATTTTTATCATGTTTCTGCTTTATAAATAATTAAAATAAATTATGCTGGAATCTTAATTTGATCTCCTACATATATTAAATCTGGATTTTGTAAATTATTATATTGAGCTAGTGTTTGCCATGTAGTATTATTTCTTCTAGCTATCTTAGTAAGATTATCACCTGCAATTACAGTATATACTGTTTCTGTTTTAACAGGTTCTTGTGGTGTTTGAACAGTTTGTACTACTGGTGCTGTAACTACATTATTTTGATTTGTTACTACTTGTTTGCCATTTTCTTTAACTTGTACTCTACCTAAGCTAATATCATTTTTCATACCATTGTCATTTAAATATTTTGCAAAAATATCATCATATGTTGCAAATTCTCCTACAACAGTAGTTTTAAGCATTGTATATCCATCTCCACCTTGAGATAAGAAATCATTTATAGCTACAGTATATTCCTTATTTAAATCAATTGGATTTTCACCAACTTTTACATCAAAAGTTCTATTTCCTTTTTCCTTTGTTGGATCAAATGAGAATGTCATTCCACTTACTTGCAAAAATCCACCTTGTTCTGTTGGATATGCCCCTACTGATACTTCAAGAGCATTAACTATATCACTACCTGATAATTTTACAGTTTGTGCTACACTACCAAATGGGAATAATTCTGCAAGTTTTCCCTTAGTTATATCGCCTGGTTCAATTGAAGTTCTTAAAGTTCCTCCATTTACAAATGCAATATCAGCTTTAGTTACTTCTCTAGTAGCATCTGCTGTTAAATTTCCAAGGTTTGTTTCTTTAGTTCTTACATTACCTCTAACACCATCAAGTAATACATCATTACTTGCAACAACTTCTGAAAATACCTTGTCATTTTCAGCTTGTATATCATTTAATAAATCTGTTACTTTTTCATCTTCTTTTAATTCCTTATAATCTTTTGAGTTTAATAATTTTGCTTTCTTCTCTGTTACTTTTTTATCTTTAACTTCTAATTCTACTACGCCAAGATTTTGATCATATTCACCTGTTTGTGCTATTAATGTATTATTAACCATTAATCCATCATTTAAAGTCGTATGGCTATGTCCATCTATTATTACATCAATTCCTTTAACTTTCTCAGCAATCTGCTTAGATGTTACAACAGAGCTATCATCTAATCCTACATGAGCTAACGCTACAATAACATCTGTTTTATCTTTTAATTCTTTAACCATCTCTTCTGATACCTTTATAGGATCTTCGAAAGTTACATCTTTTACATTAGCAGGATTTGTTTTATATGCTGTCTCTGGAGTTGATAATCCAAAAATTCCTATTTTAACATTTCCCTTTTCTACAATTTCATATGGTGGTAGCATATCTTTTCCATTCTTTTTTACATTAGCATCTAACATCTTAAAATTTTTAGCTAATTTACTTAATTCCATTAACCTTTCATTTCCATAGTTAAAATCATGATTACCTGGAACCATAAAATCATAACCAGCTGCATCTAATATCTTGATAGCGTTTTCACCTTTGCTAACATTAACTATTGGTTTTCCATGTAAAGTGTCTCCTGCATCTACTAATAATGTATTTGGATTTTCTTTTTTAGTTTCATTTACTATAGTTGCAATCTTTGCAAATCCAAACCCACCATCTGCTGATAATACCCTACTATGGGTATCATTTGTATGAATTATTGTTATTTTGGTACTGTCATCTTTGCTAGCTGCCCATACACTAGTAGTATTTAAACTAAAAACTAATGTAAGCGATAACATAGCGCTTAAAATCTTCTTTTTCATGTCTATTATTCCCCCCCCTGATTAATTGTAACTACATATTTAATTATGGTATATATTTGTATTTTTTTCAAGGACTTCTTGTGTTTTAATAAATTTATTTTATCTATAGTCACACATTTGTATGATTTTTTATTGTAAATTTTTAAAATATTATATTCTAAACAAAATGCTTTATTTTAAATATATATATTTAAAATGTAATATTACAACTGAAATTTTAGGAAGTTAATGCTACATTATAATTATTTTTAGAGATCATCATTATAACTTTAAATTACACATCATAGAAGTTATTTACCGATTTTTACATAAAGAAAAAAAGGAACGCTTACGCGTTCCTTTTATATTAACCTCTTTGTTCAATCATGCTCTTAACTTTCATTAATCTAGTTGTAGCAGATCTTTCATTTTCATCAAGTCTCATTCTAATATACTTTATAGTCTCTTGAAGTTGAGGAATTGTCATATATTCAAGAGCATTAACTCTTCTTCTAGTACTTTCAATTTCGTTAGCCATTAATTGACATGACTTTTCTACTTCTGCAAGTTCTAGTAATTGCGGAAGAATTTCATAAAGTTTAGATAGAGTATCATCAAGTTCTGATGATGTATTAGCAAATCCGTATGGATATATACTTCCTTCATCACCTTCAAGTTGTCTCTTAAAGTTCATAACAGGAACAGATACGCTCATTACGTTCTTTTCGCCAACTTCAACTGAAATATGTTCCTTAGGATATACAATAGCTTCTTCTAGGAATTCAGAGCTCATAACGGCTCTAGCCATAACGAAATCCTTAAGGGAACCTTGCAGATTATCTTCCACTTCTTTTCTTAGCTTATTATTATATTTAACAAGGTTAATGAATTGTCTCATTAATTCATCTTGTTTATCTTTTAAAAGCTTATGACTTCTTGTTGAGGTAGTTAATCTTTTTTTAAGCTTAGAGAGTTCCATTCTAGTAGGATTAACATTTAGCTTTGCCATAGACTACTCTTCCTCTCTTGGCATATATTTTTCAAGGTATTCGTCTCTAATTCTCTTAAGCTCAGTTCTAGGAAGCATTTTTAATAACTTCCATCCTAAGTTTAGAGTTTCTTCAATTGTTCTATTTGTATTAAAGCCTTGAGATACATACTCATCTTCAAAAGCTTCTGCAAATTTAGCAAGTTTCTTATCAGTATCTGATAAAGCAGATTCTCCTAAGATTGCTGATAATTCTTTTGCTTGCTTACCTTGTGAATATGCCGCAAATAATTGGTTCATAGTATCTGCATGGTCTTCTCTAGTCTTACCTTTACCAATACCCTTATCTTTAAGTCTTGAAAGTGATGGTAAAACATCTATAGGAGGCATTATACCCTTCTTATATAATTCTCTTGAAAGGATAATTTGACCTTCTGTAATATATCCAGTTAAATCTGGAATTGGATGAGTTTTATCATCTTCAGGCATTGTAAGTATAGGAATTTGAGTTATTGAACCCTCTTTACCTCTAAGTCTTCCTGCTCTTTCATATAATGTAGAAAGGTCAGTATATAAGTATCCTGGATATCCTCTTCTTCCTGGAACTTCTTTTCTAGCCGCT
This genomic interval carries:
- a CDS encoding S-ribosylhomocysteine lyase, which produces MEKVESFELDHRKVKAPYIRKCCLLDGKCGDKVTKFDIRFLQPNKEEFGTAAMHGLEHLLAHELRAKLEGIIDLSPMGCRTGFYLSIWGDREASEIKEALEYSLEKVLEAKEIPAANDIQCGNYRDLSLFGAKEYAKEALERGFSLNIYGE
- the helD gene encoding RNA polymerase recycling motor HelD; amino-acid sequence: MKSELLYEEEILEEKRSLILEELNEKRINREKVNEKIRYLSKESKGSYNEEKETTEKIYGVLQKDIDGYEEALETPYFGRVDFTEKFGFEENIYIGKKGITNNMRGEEVVVDWRAPIADLYYSGTGGEAYYKAPAGLIEGKLLLKRKFLFDDGKIKDIFDDSLNELMINGEEGTELVDEFLKINLEESRGKKLKEVVSTIQKEQNEIIRWPKNFPIIVQGSAGSGKTTIALHRLAYLIYRYKDSMKGDDILVLAPNKLFLDYISETLPNLGAEEVQQNTFEELVKSKFKLRGKIYSKDDKLRAIMEEDDDNKRNLIIKSAGFKGSIEFKNMIDKYIALVDSSTREIEDITIDGYVIFEKKEIVKLYLKDLKSYAINKRKDEIKRYLSLKIKEKIDVLLYSIDFRWESKIKNIKNTCEDLIERRKLLVEEYDKRDEIKNHILKNYKKQFNEYFKSWKGIGVSDIYYRFFTDDLFDFIGPENISSELLDFMKEDFLINYENKIIDEDDLAPLLYIRNLLEGIDEKEKFKHIVVDEAQDYSPFQIHLINSFSKGNSLTLVGDLAQGIYYYKGLKCWEDITKDLFQDKATYVQLTQSYRSTVEIIDFAKHTLKAQNLGLKDAKAVLRHGEEPKIIKFDESEKNIYKIIDKIIEKIRELGKISIAIITKDSKQAQKVEKILKNNSAYKFQRIKGKEACFLEDNVIIPSYLTKGLEFDCTIIYNPSKENYQNNILDQRLLYVMLTRALHYEYILKLDSLTHLIEENN
- a CDS encoding DUF1292 domain-containing protein; the encoded protein is MEEKEIMSFKDEAGNKVDFEAIARIYLDKTEYLLLSPVDESSDDANIFAFRVDRNKDDKEELNIVEDEKEFEAIKKEYKKLLY
- a CDS encoding homocysteine S-methyltransferase family protein encodes the protein MGLREFIKDNILVFDGAMGTMLQKEGLKLGENPEIFNIEESEKVKNVHKKYIENGAMVVTTNTFGANELKLDNTKYTVEEIIDAAISIAKGARENKGIYIALDIGPIGELLEPMGTLSFERAYDIFKRQMIQGEKSGADLILIETMTDLYEAKAALLAAKENTKLPVFCTMSFDESGRTFTGCTPESMALTLGGMGADAIGINCSLGPKELLPIVKRIKKATNLPIMTQPNAGLPKLSFGEAIYDIMPEEFKYWVNEFIKEGVSIIGGCCGTNPEFIKELRLLADSNKRLRRENIEFSAVCTPSKVVKIEGVKIIGERINPTGKKLFKEALKNNDIDYILKQAIEQVEAGADILDVNVGLPEINEKEMMKKVVKEIQGIIDTPLQIDSSNIEAVEAGLRTYNGKPIVNSVNGEDEVLEKVLPLVKKYGASVVGLTLDKKGIPATADERFKIAEKIVKKAKEYGIEKHDVFIDCLVLTASAQQAEVKETLKALRKVKEELGVKTLLGVSNISFGLPCRELINETFLAMAIANGLDLPIMNPNSTGMMDVINSYNVLTNIDKGCERYISIYGNREIQSGVRYNSKGENKSDKNEETQSNNSDLRYIVIKGLKDEAEEATKNILESMNELDVVNEILIPSLDEVGLKYEKGEIFLPQLIQCAETVKKSFEVIKKNIVINKSENISKGKIVLATVKGDIHDIGKNIVKVILENYGYEIIDLGKDVPIETVVDAVLKNDIRLVGLSALMTTTLKSMKETIKALKDNGYSGKTFVGGAVLTSEYAKEICADYYAKDAKESVEIAKKILG
- a CDS encoding methionine synthase, giving the protein MCNTKQLKIPKDEVLRYLGYKKQKLSESMNELIEETIDECRNLIIPKQVYCKYKKHDENDGVYIYKTNLILKGEDIKNHLLYANEVFIIAATVGNKIEQKIRLYEKINLTKALILDACATVAIEEFLDELEEKIRLDARKEDLAITFRYSPGYGDLPLDIQKDIVNVLNADKTIGLTVSSHSLLFPRKSVTAIIGLIPIEKEEKQRGCEVCKNYNNCNFRKEGINCGA